One genomic window of Micromonospora sp. WMMD1128 includes the following:
- the glpX gene encoding class II fructose-bisphosphatase — translation MTTTRTRTPQDLDRNLALDLVRVTEAAAMAAGRWVGRGDKEGGDGAAVDAMRKLINSIPMRGVVVIGEGEKDNAPMLFNGEEVGDGTGPEVDVAVDPIDGTTLMSKGMPNALAVLAVAERGAMFDPSAVFYMEKLAVGPMYADVVDINAGVAENIRRIAKVKGTDTAGVTVCVLDRSRHDDLVKQIRRTGAGIRFISDGDIAGAIAAARGESDVDVLMGIGGTPEGITAACALKCMGGMMQAKLWPKDAAEREKAIAAGHDLDRVLFTDDLVTGDNCFFVATGVTSGDLLRGVRYRNSGAYTQSIVMRSKSGTIRVIDSYHRLEKLALYSAVDFDGRPLAEQE, via the coding sequence ATGACAACCACCAGGACGCGGACGCCCCAGGATCTCGACCGCAACCTCGCCCTCGATCTGGTCCGGGTGACCGAGGCCGCGGCGATGGCCGCGGGCCGTTGGGTCGGCCGGGGCGACAAGGAAGGCGGCGACGGCGCCGCCGTCGACGCCATGCGCAAGCTGATCAACTCGATCCCGATGCGGGGCGTCGTGGTGATCGGCGAGGGCGAGAAGGACAACGCCCCGATGCTCTTCAACGGCGAGGAGGTCGGCGACGGCACCGGTCCCGAGGTGGACGTGGCGGTCGACCCGATCGACGGCACCACGCTGATGAGCAAGGGCATGCCGAACGCGCTCGCCGTGCTCGCGGTCGCCGAACGCGGCGCGATGTTCGACCCGAGCGCGGTCTTCTACATGGAGAAGCTGGCCGTCGGCCCGATGTACGCCGACGTGGTCGACATCAACGCCGGGGTGGCCGAGAACATCCGCCGGATCGCGAAGGTCAAGGGCACCGACACCGCCGGGGTGACGGTCTGCGTGCTGGACCGGTCGCGCCACGACGACCTGGTGAAGCAGATCCGGCGCACCGGCGCGGGCATCCGGTTCATCTCCGACGGCGACATCGCCGGGGCCATCGCGGCGGCCCGGGGCGAGTCGGACGTGGACGTGCTGATGGGCATCGGCGGCACCCCCGAGGGCATCACCGCGGCCTGCGCGCTGAAGTGCATGGGCGGCATGATGCAGGCGAAGCTCTGGCCGAAGGACGCGGCCGAGCGGGAGAAGGCGATCGCCGCCGGGCACGACCTGGACCGGGTGCTGTTCACCGACGACCTGGTCACCGGCGACAACTGCTTCTTCGTGGCCACCGGCGTCACCTCCGGTGACCTGCTGCGCGGCGTGCGCTACCGGAACAGCGGGGCGTACACCCAGTCGATCGTGATGCGCTCCAAGAGCGGCACGATCCGGGTCATCGACTCGTACCACCGCCTGGAGAAGCTCGCCCTCTACTCGGCGGTCGACTTCGACGGACGCCCGCTGGCCGAGCAGGAGTGA